In Helicobacter mastomyrinus, the sequence ATAGGCAGCGAGAATCCTACGATGATTTCACCACCAAAAAGATAAAGTGTAAGCACCACAAAAAACACTGTGAGAGATGTAAGCAATGTCCTTGAAAGCGTGCAAGAAACCGCCTCATTAATCACATATTTCATATCTTTTTGACGCTTAATAAGCATTTGCTCACGAATTCTATCAAAGATAATAATCGTATCATTAATAGAATAGCCAATAATCGTAAGCAGTGCGGCCAAAACATCAAGATTAAAATCCACATTTGCCAATATCACCGCACCAGAGACAATAATCACATCATGCACGAGTGCTAACACACCAGCAAGTGAGAATCTCCACTCATAGCGAAATGAAATATAAACCATCATCGCCACAAGCGCGAGTGTCAAGGCAATAATACCATTTTTCTTTAATTCATCGCCCACCTTAGGACCTACAGAATCCACCCTACGTAGTTCAAAACTCCCACTTGGCTCTAAAAGGGTTACAATATCCTTAGAAATATCCTCATTGGCTTCACTTGGGGTATAAGGGATTTTAAGCAACACCTCCTCCTTAGAACCAAATTCACTTACTTGAGAATTTTTAAATCGCTCATCTTGGGTGAGTAATTCGCGGATTTGTGGCAATGGCGCAGCCCGTGTGTATTGTAACTGCACGATAGAGCCTCCAGCAAAGTCAATGCCTAAATTAAAGCCCTTCAAGCCAAGTAGCACAAATGAAACAATAATCAAAATGCTTGATATAACTAGCCCATAGGAGCTATATTTGACAAAGTCATATACTTTTACTTTCTTAAAAATCTCCATTATTTGCTCCTTAAAGGTGCTTGTGCACTATCTTTAGGAGGGAGTGTAATCCCAAACCACAAAGGGATATTCCCACTCTTTGTAATCCAACCCAAAATAGCCTGATAAATGCCGTGTGTGCCGATAATAGCTGTTAAAATAGACGCGCTTATACCTATGCCCATAGTGATAGCAAAGCCCTTTATCGCTCCACTTCCAAAGCCATAGAGCAGCACAGCGGCAATAAGCGTAGTGAGATTAGAATCAAAAATCGCCCTTGAAGCATTCGCATAACCCATTTCTATGGATTTTGCTATACCAAAGCCCCCGCGTAATGCCTCGCGGATTCTTTCATTGATAATAATATTTGCATCAACTGCCATACCCACCGTTAAGACGATGCCTGCCATACCCGGCAATGTCAAACTCGCACCAAAACACGCCATTACAGCAATAATCAGCACAATATTCACAAATAAGGCAATTACAGCAATCACTCCTGCAAGTGCATAATACATCATCATAAAGACAACCACTAATGCAAATCCGCTAATAAGCGCAATCATTGACGCCCGAATAGAATCTTCGCCCAAGCTTGGTCCCACACTTCGCTTTTCAAGCACTTCCATTGGCGCAGGTAATGCTCCACTTTTAAGCGCAATGGCTAAATCGCTCGCTTCCTCTATGCTAAAACCTCCACTAATTTGTCCGCTTCCTCCGCCGATTCTCTCACGTATCACAGGTGCAGAATACACCTTGCCATCAAGCACAATCGCCATACGCTTGCCTACATTCGCCCCGGAAAATTCGCCAAAAATCTTTGCGCCTTTCGCATCAAGGCTAAAGCTCACAATGGATTGATTATTGTGGTCAAAAGCTGCACGTGCGTCTGTAATCATCGAGCCATCAAGTATAGGCACAGCTTTGAGTAGAATCACTTGATTAGATTGTGCTTTTTTAACACGCACATCATATTCAAGCGATTCTATTTGTGCTTCAAGATTCATATATTGCGTATTGTCCTGTGTGCGAGAATGTGTGGGAATACTTGCCATTTCCTCTTTAAACATAAGAAGCTGCTTTTCAAGCTTTTGCAACTCACTTGTATTAACAAAGGGCAAAATCACATCATTATATTTTTGCGCCTCTAGCTCACTCATCGTGCTTACTCGTGCATTACGCTCCTCATCTACTGCCATCATTTGCAAATGCGCAGGCTTAGCAATCAAATCCCTTGCCCTCTGTTCTTCTTCTATTGTCTTAATACCGGGGAGCTGCACAAGTATATTCTCTTTGCCTTGCTGCGTTACGCTTGGTTCACTCAAGCCAAATTCATCAAGGCGATTGCGAATCGTACCAATAGCTTGAGCTATGGCACTACTTTGAATCTCCTCTTCATATTCAGGTGTGAAAGTGATAAAATACCTACCCTCTCGCTCATTGATATATAGCCCATTAATTCGAGAGAGAATGTCATCAAGCTTAGGTTTTTCATCAATATCAAAAAGCTCAAAGCTCACGCTATCCTCACTTGCCTTAAGATTATCAATGAGAATCTTCTCACGTTTTGTATCAAAATCAATCTGTGAAGCGAGGGAGGCAAATCGCGCTTTAATTGCCTCTTGTGTTTTCACACCCAAAAGGAGGTTTAGCCCACCTTGCAAATCAAGCCCTAAAGAGATTTTACGTCCGCTCATATCGGTAAAAGAGGGCAGAGAAAAAAAAATCCCAAGTAATGCAGCAATTATAAGTGCTAAAAACCTATAATTGAAGCTCTTTTGAGTCGTATGAGAGGGCTGGATATGTTGCTTTGCCATTTACTATGATTCTTGGGTTGTATCGCTCTCATCAAGCTTATAAGCGATGAACTCACGAGAGAGACGAACAATAGTATCATCATTTAAGCGCACACTAAAAAATGTCTTTTCAGGCTTCACAATCTCACAAATCAATCCCCCTGTGGTAATAATCTTATCACCCTTTTGCAATGCGTTAATCATCTCTTGATGTTTTTTTCTTTTCACATTTGCGGGGCGAATAAGAAGTAGATAGAAAATCGCTATAAAAAATACGATAGGAAGTAATGACATTAAAGTCTCTTGCATTCCACCTTGACCTTGCATAAGTAATCCTTTGAGATTAAAATAAAGAGGCTGATTCTATCTTAGAATAGTTAAGATTTAGCTTTGTTTGTGATGAGATGATTTACTACCAAATACAGAGAGCCTAAGATTCCAGCTATACTTGAGGCAAGTAAAATGGCTATTTTTGCCACATTGGCAGATTCTATTTCATCAAAGGCAAGGTTTGAAACAAACATAGACATTGTAAAGCCAATACCAGCAAGCATTCCTGCGCCAAAAATATGACTCCACGATACACCGTGAGGACGAGCGGCGATTTTACATTTTTCGCATAAAAATGTAAGGGCTAAAATCCCCACAGGCTTACCCACAACAAGCCCAAACATAATGCCTAGCATAATATGGTCGATGTGGAAATTCACCTCCCCGCGAATATCTACACCTGCATTAGCAAAGGCAAAAAGCGGCATAATAACAAACGCACATATAGGCTGTAAGGCATGTTCTAAACGCAAAAGCGGATTTTGCACCTTGCTAAAATCTCTTCCCGCCTCATCAATAGCACTCATTTGCTGTGTATCAAGCAAAATATTTTTGCGCTCTTTGTCCTTACTCTCAAAAATCTTTATCATTTGCTGCACGACTTCAATAAACTCTTTACTTTCGATTTTAGGCTTCACGGGAATACAAAATGCTAACGCCACTGCCGCGATAGTAGCGTGAATCCCACTATGATGCACACAAAACCACAATATAATCCCTATACCGATATACACGCCTAAATGACGCACACCGATATGATTCATAAAGCTCAGAATGACAATAATCACTACGGCTAAACCTAAATACATCAAATGCAAACCTTCAGGCGAGGGATAAAATATTGCAATCACAGCGATAGCGCCCAAGTCATCGGCCACAGCAAGTGTTACCAAAAATACTTTGAGGGCTAAAGGCACTCGTTTGCCAAGTAGTAAAATCACGCCTAAAGCAAAGGCGATATCTGTCGCCATAGGGATTCCAAAGCCGTGATAAGAGGGCGTTCCCATATTAAGGGCATAATAAATAATACCGGGTGCGACCATACCACCTATTGCCCCAATAACCGGAAAAGCCGCCTTTTGAAACCCGGATAAATCTCCAAAGAGTATTTCACGTTTGATTTCTAGCCCCACCATAAGGAAGAAAACTGACATTAACACATCATTAATCCAATCGTGAATGCTAAAGCCATAGAATCCTCCAGCAAAACTAAAGCCAAAGGGCTGCTCCCAAAATGTGTGATACAAATGCGATAAGGGAGAGTTTGCCACAATCATTGCACTCACAGCACAGAAAAAGAGAAAAATACCACTAAAAGATTCTGCACGAATAAAACTACTTAAGGCTTGTGAAATTCTATTTTGTTTAGGTTTCATCTTTACTCCTTTATTGTAGGCTTAAATGACACTTTGCGTATCTCTAAGCTTTTGAATCTCATCTTCAATTTTTTGATTTTTATTCTCCTCTATATATTCCTCTTGCTCTTGCTGATTTCTCGTGCTAACATATACTGCCAAAAGCCCAAGTATAGCCGCTATTGAACTTGCTACTAAAATAGAGATTTTAGACATATCAATACTCATCATATCATCTTTATAAGCGAGATTTGCGACAAACATAGACATCGTAAAGCCAATGCCAGAAATCATACCTACTGACAAAATATGCCCATAATTTAGATCTTTTGGACGTGTAGCGAGATTGAGTTTTTCTCCTAAAAAGCAAAATAGAAGTACACCTATGGGCTTGCCTACTACTAAACCTAAAATTGTGCCTAACATCACACTATTAAGACTAATATCAATGCCACTATGGAGTGATACTCCTGCATTAGCAAAGGCAAAAAGCGGTACAAAAAAATATGCACATAAAGGCTGCAATGCCATTTCAAGCCGTATAAGTGGATTTTGCGCATAGCGCGAGTAAGTACCTATGGTATCAAGCATATGCACTAATTGTGAAGTTTTTGCCATATCAATCTTTTTTTCCACATCTTGAGCGAATATAAAATTTTTAATATTTTTTAAGCTTCCTTTCCAAAAACCCATTTTTTCAACTTCTTTAGCGTGAAGAATATCGTCCCAGCCATTTGTGGCTACTTTCATCTTATCGAACTCTTTTAGCATATTGATAAAATATCGTCTATTCACACGTGTTCTCCCCGGGATTGCCATAGCTAAAATCACCGCAGCAATAGTTACGTGAAACCCACTATGATGCACACAAATCCACAACAAAATACCTACTAAAAAATACAGAGATAGATATTTGGTATCACGATAATTAAGATAAATAAGCACCCCTATAAGCAACAATGAAAGATAAATCCACTGCATACTAATATTATCAGAATAAAAAATAGCAATTACAGAAATTGCCCCTAAGTCATCAGCCACAGCAAGCGTTACAAGAAAAATTTTGAGAATCTTAGGCACTTTATCGCCAAGCAACATAATAAGCCCGAGTGCAAAGGCAGTATCCGTGCTCATAGCCACGCCAAAGCCGTGCTGATAGGCTGTGTCAATATTAAAATACAAATAAATCATTACCGGACAAACAATGCCACCAAATGCCGCAAGAAAAGAAAAACTCACTTTTTTGAATCCCGCAAGTTCCCCATAGAGCATTTCACGTTTCATTTCTAATCCCACAAGCAAAAAGAAAAAAGACATCAACACATCATTGATAAATTCCTGCAAACTCATTTTAAAGACAGAATCACCAAAAAATGCCCCAAACTCACTACGAAAAAATTCAAAATACAAATCAGCATAAGAGGAATTTGCTACAAGTATTGCGGCTATCACACAAAAAGCGAGTAGAATCCCCCCGAACGACTCGTGTGTAATAAAGCGATTTAAGCCCTCTTGCAACTTGTCTTTTACATACGAATGTCGGCTGAGCGTAATGGTTGCCTCTAGCATAGAGCAAACTCCTTTAGTTTTATAGTTTAAGAGATGATAATTGTGTGTAATCAATAATTATTTGAGCACATAAAAATTAGAAAAAATTATACTAAAAAATACATTAAATTTTAGCACAAGCTTTTAAAAAATAGTATGTTTTTTGACAAAACTGCCTAGTGCATTTTTACCTAGTAATATTTCAAGTTTCTTTTATAACAAAATAAACTAACAAGAACAAAGAGATGCTCCTAGCTACTTGAATTACGCTGCCTCATAATTTTAGCAAACCTAACTGCTTTTCTTGTTAGCTATCATTTAGTATAAAGAATGTTAAAAACAGGGTTTTACTAGATTTTTACTCACTTCCACCGATGTTATGAAACAAAGTAAATAGGCATCTAAACAAACTGCTTTCTTACAATAGTCTCACTATCAAACCTCAACAAGAGAGTATCTAATTCCTTATAAAATTAAGCATTTGCTAGGTATGCTTTTTTCGCGTTGCTTAGCATAAGTTTTATGCGGTTTTCTTGATTAACTTTTGTCGCGCCCGGATCATAGTCAATAGATACAATATTGCTTTGAGGATTGCCTTCTTTGATAACCTTCATCATACCACGTCCCACAATGTGATTAGGCAGACAACCAAAAGGCTGAGTGCAAACGATATTTTCTACTCCTTGTTCAATAAGTTCGAGCATTTCAGCAGTGAGTAGCCACCCCTCACCCATACTCATTGCTTGAGATACATAGCCATCAGCAAGTTTCTTAGTATGCTTGAAAGGCGCAGGAGCTCTAAATACGCCGTGCTTCTTAATAATCTTAATCATATCTAATTGCTTATTGGCAAAGAACCAATACACCACGCGGTAAATGAGAGACTCTACAAAAGTGCCACCATACATTTTATTTCCCACAATCGTATCATTCACGCAATAGAGGCAAAAATCTAAGAATCCAGGTATTACGACCTCACAATCCTCATTCAAAAGGAAGTCTTCCAAATTATTATTTCCTAGTGGAGAAAATTTAATATAAATCTCACCTACAATACCTACACGTACCTTTTGCTTAGAATCCCTAGGAATTGAGGCAAAATCATCTAAAATAAGCTTTAAATCTTTTTTTAAAACACTATATTTTTTTAAACCCTCATTCGTGCCCTCTGTGGTAATACGACGCACCCATTTATCCACCATCGCATCCGTATCGCCTTTATTTTTCTCATAAGCCCGTGTTTGATTAGCAATATGCATTAACAAATCCCCATATAAAATAGCATTGAGGAAGTTTTGCAACATAGGACGGGTAACGCTAAAACCTTGATTGGATTCTAACCCGCTAAAATTAAGTGAAATCACAGGGATATTACCAAACCCAGCTTTGTTAAGTGCCTTACGCAATAAATAAATATAATTACTTGCTCGACAACCTCCACCTGTTTGCGTGATAAGCAAAGCGACCTTATCCAAATCCCATTTACCACTTTTAAGTGCGTCAATCATCTGCCCAATAACAAGCAAGGCAGGATAGCAAGTATCATTATGCACATTGCGTAATCCCTCATCTACTACGCCTTTTCCATCGTTATGTAGCAATTCAGCCTTATATCCGTGCAAATGCAAGATATTTACAAGTAATTGAAAATGTATGGGCAACATCATAGGCACTAATATCGTGTGTGTTTCCTTCATCTCCGCGGTGAAGGGGACGCGTTTAAGTTCTCTTTTATTTTCTGGCTTAATGATGAGCAATTGAGTATCAGGGCTTTGCCAAGAATTGATATGTGGTGTCATTTTTTGTGTCATAGACTATCCTTTGAAATTAAATTAGGCATTTTCAAGTATGTGGTGTGAACCAAGCAAGACCTTTGCTTTCTTTTGAGCCTGCTTTTCTTCCATAGCACCAAGCAAAGAGCGGATTCTGATCTTTACCGCACCTAGATTACTGATTTCATCGATTTTAAGCTGTGTGTAGAATTTTCCGTGAGATTCTAAAATCTCACGCACTTCATCAGTAGTGATGGAATCTATCCCACAGCCAAAGCTCACTAACTGCACTAACTCTAAATTATCATCACAGCTCACAAAGGCAGCAGCATTATAAAGTCGTGAATGATAGCTCCATTGATTAAGAATGTGAAGTTCTCCCGCTTCTGCTAAATGCCCTACACTATCCTCACTTAGCACGACAAGCCCCAAAGAGTTAATAAGCTTATCAATGCCGTGATTGATTTCTGGGTCAATATGATATGGACGTCCGCATAGCACAATAGCTTTAAGCTTATTTGCTCGGGCAAACTGCAATGCCTTTTCCCCCTGCTCTTTAATATCACTCAACCATTCATCGCGCACCTCATAGGCTTTATTAACCGCTTGTAAGAATGCTTTTTTATCAACGTTTAGATCTTTTTTGAAAAATTCAAAGCCTTTTTTCTTAAACTCCTCTTTTTTATGTAAACCAAAATATGGATAGAAAAATTGCACTTCACGTAATTTATCGACATTGGCATTCAAAAGCTCGGGATAATACGCAACTACAGGGCAGTTGTAGCTATTTGTACTAGTATCTTTATGCTTCTCATCACCTGCAAAACTATAACTCATACAGGGATAAAAGATTTTATCCACGCCTTTTTTGAGGAGGTTTTCAATATGTCCGTGCAATAATTTAGCAGGATAGCACACCGTATCACTAGGAATAGTATGCTGCCCTATGGCAAAGGTTTTACGTGTACTAACATCAGAAACCACCACTTCATAGCCTAGCTCACTAAGCAAAGTATGCCAAAATGGGAGATTCTCATACATATTAAGCCCTAAAGGAATGCCAATTTTTCCCTTTGTAAGATGTGATTTATCCATATTTTCATACGCACAGAGAGATTTGAGTTTATTGAGCTTGTAATCATAGAGATTAGGCAAGAAAAGCAATTTTTTGAATCCCAAAGGCTTATCACAGCGATTGCCCGAAATAAACTTTTTACCCTCGCCAAAGCGATTAATGGTTAGTTGGCAGTTATTACCACAAATCTTGCACACACTTGCTGTTGCAGTATGCTTAAATGACGATAGTTCTTCTTTATTCATCGTAGTAGAATGCTCTAAGCCCAAAGCCTTAGCGTATAATGCCGCGCCAAATGCACCCATTAAGCCACTAATCTTAGGACGCACCACTTCCCTACCGATTTCTTTCTCAAAGCTCCTTAACACCGCGTTATTGAGGAATGTCCCACCTTGCACAACAATTTGCTTCCCTAAATCATCTGCATCACGAGCGCGTATCACTTTATAGATGGCGTTTTTTACCACACTCATAGATAGCCCTGCGCTAATATCCTCAATACTTGCGCCCTCTTTTTGCGCTTCTTTAACCGAGCTATTCATAAACACCGTACAACGACTGCCTAGCTCCACAGGGTGCTTAGATTCCAATCCTAACTTTGAAAAAGTCTGTATATCATATCCCATTGATTTTGCAAACGTCTCAATGAAGCTCCCGCATCCAGAGCTACACGCTTCATTAAGCATAATAGAATCAATAGTTTGATTTTTGATATAAAAGCATTTCATATCCTGTCCGCCAA encodes:
- the secF gene encoding protein translocase subunit SecF; its protein translation is MEIFKKVKVYDFVKYSSYGLVISSILIIVSFVLLGLKGFNLGIDFAGGSIVQLQYTRAAPLPQIRELLTQDERFKNSQVSEFGSKEEVLLKIPYTPSEANEDISKDIVTLLEPSGSFELRRVDSVGPKVGDELKKNGIIALTLALVAMMVYISFRYEWRFSLAGVLALVHDVIIVSGAVILANVDFNLDVLAALLTIIGYSINDTIIIFDRIREQMLIKRQKDMKYVINEAVSCTLSRTLLTSLTVFFVVLTLYLFGGEIIVGFSLPMLVGVIVATCSSMFVAPRLALLFGFNLDEYYQKEANKLKKQEEKKRLRAMYEQGRL
- the secD gene encoding protein translocase subunit SecD, yielding MAKQHIQPSHTTQKSFNYRFLALIIAALLGIFFSLPSFTDMSGRKISLGLDLQGGLNLLLGVKTQEAIKARFASLASQIDFDTKREKILIDNLKASEDSVSFELFDIDEKPKLDDILSRINGLYINEREGRYFITFTPEYEEEIQSSAIAQAIGTIRNRLDEFGLSEPSVTQQGKENILVQLPGIKTIEEEQRARDLIAKPAHLQMMAVDEERNARVSTMSELEAQKYNDVILPFVNTSELQKLEKQLLMFKEEMASIPTHSRTQDNTQYMNLEAQIESLEYDVRVKKAQSNQVILLKAVPILDGSMITDARAAFDHNNQSIVSFSLDAKGAKIFGEFSGANVGKRMAIVLDGKVYSAPVIRERIGGGSGQISGGFSIEEASDLAIALKSGALPAPMEVLEKRSVGPSLGEDSIRASMIALISGFALVVVFMMMYYALAGVIAVIALFVNIVLIIAVMACFGASLTLPGMAGIVLTVGMAVDANIIINERIREALRGGFGIAKSIEMGYANASRAIFDSNLTTLIAAVLLYGFGSGAIKGFAITMGIGISASILTAIIGTHGIYQAILGWITKSGNIPLWFGITLPPKDSAQAPLRSK
- the yajC gene encoding preprotein translocase subunit YajC; the protein is MQGQGGMQETLMSLLPIVFFIAIFYLLLIRPANVKRKKHQEMINALQKGDKIITTGGLICEIVKPEKTFFSVRLNDDTIVRLSREFIAYKLDESDTTQES
- the nhaA gene encoding sodium/proton antiporter NhaA; its protein translation is MKPKQNRISQALSSFIRAESFSGIFLFFCAVSAMIVANSPLSHLYHTFWEQPFGFSFAGGFYGFSIHDWINDVLMSVFFLMVGLEIKREILFGDLSGFQKAAFPVIGAIGGMVAPGIIYYALNMGTPSYHGFGIPMATDIAFALGVILLLGKRVPLALKVFLVTLAVADDLGAIAVIAIFYPSPEGLHLMYLGLAVVIIVILSFMNHIGVRHLGVYIGIGIILWFCVHHSGIHATIAAVALAFCIPVKPKIESKEFIEVVQQMIKIFESKDKERKNILLDTQQMSAIDEAGRDFSKVQNPLLRLEHALQPICAFVIMPLFAFANAGVDIRGEVNFHIDHIMLGIMFGLVVGKPVGILALTFLCEKCKIAARPHGVSWSHIFGAGMLAGIGFTMSMFVSNLAFDEIESANVAKIAILLASSIAGILGSLYLVVNHLITNKAKS
- the nhaA gene encoding Na+/H+ antiporter NhaA, with translation MLEATITLSRHSYVKDKLQEGLNRFITHESFGGILLAFCVIAAILVANSSYADLYFEFFRSEFGAFFGDSVFKMSLQEFINDVLMSFFFLLVGLEMKREMLYGELAGFKKVSFSFLAAFGGIVCPVMIYLYFNIDTAYQHGFGVAMSTDTAFALGLIMLLGDKVPKILKIFLVTLAVADDLGAISVIAIFYSDNISMQWIYLSLLLIGVLIYLNYRDTKYLSLYFLVGILLWICVHHSGFHVTIAAVILAMAIPGRTRVNRRYFINMLKEFDKMKVATNGWDDILHAKEVEKMGFWKGSLKNIKNFIFAQDVEKKIDMAKTSQLVHMLDTIGTYSRYAQNPLIRLEMALQPLCAYFFVPLFAFANAGVSLHSGIDISLNSVMLGTILGLVVGKPIGVLLFCFLGEKLNLATRPKDLNYGHILSVGMISGIGFTMSMFVANLAYKDDMMSIDMSKISILVASSIAAILGLLAVYVSTRNQQEQEEYIEENKNQKIEDEIQKLRDTQSVI
- a CDS encoding 2-hydroxyacyl-CoA dehydratase, giving the protein MTQKMTPHINSWQSPDTQLLIIKPENKRELKRVPFTAEMKETHTILVPMMLPIHFQLLVNILHLHGYKAELLHNDGKGVVDEGLRNVHNDTCYPALLVIGQMIDALKSGKWDLDKVALLITQTGGGCRASNYIYLLRKALNKAGFGNIPVISLNFSGLESNQGFSVTRPMLQNFLNAILYGDLLMHIANQTRAYEKNKGDTDAMVDKWVRRITTEGTNEGLKKYSVLKKDLKLILDDFASIPRDSKQKVRVGIVGEIYIKFSPLGNNNLEDFLLNEDCEVVIPGFLDFCLYCVNDTIVGNKMYGGTFVESLIYRVVYWFFANKQLDMIKIIKKHGVFRAPAPFKHTKKLADGYVSQAMSMGEGWLLTAEMLELIEQGVENIVCTQPFGCLPNHIVGRGMMKVIKEGNPQSNIVSIDYDPGATKVNQENRIKLMLSNAKKAYLANA
- a CDS encoding acyl-CoA dehydratase activase translates to MSLTLGIDIGSTTAKVALMDNDEIIFQSYERHYSKVREKSIEIVQKITDIVGDRELKVAISGSAGFGICKASGIDFVQEVFATATAVKHLVSDADAVIELGGEDAKIIFLTGGTEERMNGSCAGGTGAFIDQMVTLLAVTPQEFDALSLQCQKIYPVASRCGVFAKTDVQPLLNQGVNKEDISASIFQAVVDQTITGLAQGRKIEGKILFLGGPLFYYKGLQERFAKTLKLDEEHAIFPDFAQYAVAIGVSLEARNLEKTYTCASLIAALESSKKAASTNKYLEPLFASSADYDAFIARHESANVEEIDIEKAYEANNYQKIDVYIGIDCGSTTTKLVMLDNNNAIVYQYYNSNKGNPVEVISSQLNYIYTHFGDKIHIKGSAVTGYGEELIKAAFTLDSGLVETMAHLKAAKHFNPKVDFIIDIGGQDMKCFYIKNQTIDSIMLNEACSSGCGSFIETFAKSMGYDIQTFSKLGLESKHPVELGSRCTVFMNSSVKEAQKEGASIEDISAGLSMSVVKNAIYKVIRARDADDLGKQIVVQGGTFLNNAVLRSFEKEIGREVVRPKISGLMGAFGAALYAKALGLEHSTTMNKEELSSFKHTATASVCKICGNNCQLTINRFGEGKKFISGNRCDKPLGFKKLLFLPNLYDYKLNKLKSLCAYENMDKSHLTKGKIGIPLGLNMYENLPFWHTLLSELGYEVVVSDVSTRKTFAIGQHTIPSDTVCYPAKLLHGHIENLLKKGVDKIFYPCMSYSFAGDEKHKDTSTNSYNCPVVAYYPELLNANVDKLREVQFFYPYFGLHKKEEFKKKGFEFFKKDLNVDKKAFLQAVNKAYEVRDEWLSDIKEQGEKALQFARANKLKAIVLCGRPYHIDPEINHGIDKLINSLGLVVLSEDSVGHLAEAGELHILNQWSYHSRLYNAAAFVSCDDNLELVQLVSFGCGIDSITTDEVREILESHGKFYTQLKIDEISNLGAVKIRIRSLLGAMEEKQAQKKAKVLLGSHHILENA